The nucleotide window GGAGTCGGCTATCCGATCTAGGATCGGAAGCCTAAGCGAGCGGGAGCGACTGCGCGGGCGGGGCTACAAGGAGAAGGCAAAGAACCGCTTTTTGCCGGCAGCCGGCAAGTTTCCCAATGCGGATTACCCACTGGCCGTCGTGCAAATCGATCACACGCCCGCCGATATCATCCTCGTTGACGATGTCTACCGTAAGCCCATCGGTCGCCCGTGGATCACGCTGGCCATGGATGTACACAGCCGCATGGTCACTGGTTACTACCTTTCTTTCGATCCGCCGTCGGAGACATCGGTGGCCATGTGCGTAGCGCATTCCGTACTCCCCAAAGAAGACTGGCTTACGCTTCATCGGGTCGATGCTCAATGGCCGGTGTGGGGCGTACCGAAGACCATCCACGTCGACAACGGGGCGGACTTTCGTTCAAACAATTTCCAGCAGTCGTGTCTGATGTACAGCATCAATCTGGAGTTCCGCCCAGTTAAGCAGCCGCGCTATGGAGGACACATTGAGCGGATGCTGGGCACGCTCCTGCGCGAAATCCACGCTCTTCCCGGCACTACTTTCTCGTCGGTCAAGGAACGCGACGGCTACGATGCCGAGAAGCATGCTGCATTGACAAAATCCGAGTTCGAAGAATGGCTGGTGACGTTGATTTGCAAGGTCTACCACCAGCGCATGCACTCGGCCCTGATGATGTCGCCGTCCAGAAAATGGGAGATCGGCGTCTTTGGCAATGCCGAGATGCCGGGGGTAGGCGTTCCGCCGCGCCCCGTGGACCGGCACAGCATTCTGCTGGATTTCCTGCCGGCGTTCAGGCGCACTGTGCAGACCTTCGGTGTGACCATTGAAGGTATGAGCTACTACGCCGAGGCGTTGCGGCCGTGGATCAATGCGGTAGACAAGAAAACCGGCGTGAAGCGCGAGTTCACGTTCCGGCGTGATCCACGCGATATCAGCACGCTGTGGTTCTTCGACCCGGAAATCAAGCAGTATTTCAAGATACCGTTCGCTGACCAAGCACTGCCGGCCATGAGCGTGTGGGAGTACCGCCAAGTCAAGGAAAAGCTCAAGCAGGAAGGCCGGGCAGGCGTCGATCACCACCAGATTCTGCGTGCCGTCACGGAGCTGCGCACCAAGATCGATGAGGCTCAGGAGAAGACGAAGCGCGCTCGCAAGCAGGCCCAGCGACGCAAGGATCACGCGAACAAGGTGTCACCGGGCGCGCCCTTGGCCAGCCTCCCGCCGCGACAGCCAGCGGCTGTTTCAGCGCCAGCCAACGTCGCCATTGCCGGTCTGTCCGATGAAATTGATCCGTATGGAGACATCGCATGACCAGCTATGCGCACATTCATCCCGAGTTTCGGCATGTGATGGCCCTTTCGGACAAGGAGCGCATTGCCTTTTTGGACCTACCGCGCTGGATTGGCTATGCCAAGGCTCAGCAGATTCTGGAGACGTTGCAAGGCCTCCTGCACAAGCCGCAGCGGCCGCGAATGCCCAACCTTCTGATCGTGGGGGAGTCGAACAACGGCAAGACGACGATCGTGCGCCGCTTCGCTGACCTGTGCGGCAAAGGGTACGTGAACGAAGAATCAGAGCCGGTCAAGCCGATCATTCTTGCTGAAGCACCGCCGAGCGCCGATGAGAAGGGGCTGTATATATCCATATTGGAGCAGTTTTTCACGCCATATCGCGCAACGGATCCGTGCGCCAAGCTTCGCTACCAAGTCATTCACCTCTTCCGTGCGTGTCACGTGCGCATGCTCGTGATCGACGAGTTCCACTCGCTTTTAACCGGCTCCCCGATCAAACAGCGCGAGGTCATGAACGCCATCAAGCTGCTATGCAACGAACTCGCCATTCCCATCGTCGGCGTCGGCACGCGCGAAGCGGTGCGAGTACTGCATACCGACCCGCAGCACGCAAGCCGGTTCGATGTATTCAGTCTGCCAACGTGGGCCCTGGACAAGGAGTTCCAAGCACTGCTGGCGAGCTTCGAGCGCGTGCTGCCGCTACGGAAACCATCGCGTCTGCATCAGCCTGAGCTAGCGCTGACCCTGCATTCCATCTGTGGCGGCAATATCGGCAATCTGCACCGGCTACTCATCGCGTGTGCGCGCGATGCAATCCAGAACGGAACGGAGTGCATCGACGGACCAGCGGTTGAGACCAAAGCTTGGATGCGCCCCACCAGTGGTATTCGAGAGTTCGTTGCGTGATCACAGGTATTGCCATCCGCTTCACGCACCAGCCAGACGAGCTGCTTTCATCCTGGCTGGTTCGGCTGGCCTTGGCCCAAGGTTGTGATCCATTGGTGTTGACTTCATGCCTTTGGCCGCATCGGCGCGTGTGGACCACCGATCTTGATCGTGGAACGATCGGTCACTCGGATACCAGCGTGGGACTGTCAGACGGCGAATATACTGACCTCACGCTGCGTGGAACTGCGTCGAAGGTTGCCGGTGCGAAAGGCACAACCAGTGCGATCTGGCCGTGGATTCTTGCTGTAGGTTGCCGGAACCGATTGAGGCACGGCGGATTGCAGTTCTGTCCTGCATGTCTCGCCATGGATGGTAAACCGTACTATCGACGCTCCTGGCGATTTGCATGGCATACGGGATGCTCTGCGCACGACTGCGCGCTGTTGGATCATTGCGATGTGTGTGGGGCAGTGCTTGAACCGCACCGGTTGATTCCGACGGACTCTCACATTGCACTGTGCGCCAGTTGCAATGCTGACCTTCGCAGCCAGCCGCTGCCGGCATGGAATCCGCAGGCTGCGCGCTTCCAGCAGCTTGCCGACGAGACGTTGGTACGCGGGGCCGCACAATATGGCGATGATGTCATCCTGACGGCGGAGTGGTTCAGGCTTGCACGCTTCATTATCACACTGCTTCGCGCTGCAGCGCGTACAGGCCACCAGCGCTTTGCCCAGGTGTTTGTTCGCCTGGGTTTGGATCCGAGGCTCTTGCAATCGCCGACAACCGGTCTTCCACTCGAGCTGTTGCCGATTGGAGACCGCACGTCGCTGTTGGCG belongs to Pandoraea norimbergensis and includes:
- a CDS encoding Mu transposase C-terminal domain-containing protein — translated: MHDVEDTAHLNPAFEPRRQCVSLDIGAFVRHGQTIYKIAQLLDFESAIGIDVESGRSTTLRLGELRPVQVALQSTEHNVDLTEIADEDWQIAEQRFTAIKPLLDGFAGGREAVERRAKEVGVDAGTLYRWMQRYRAYEVVSALIPRKRGWKQGKGRISAQAEEVVSQVLSDFYLTSQRPSAQKTIVEIQRRCLERGINAPGESAIRSRIGSLSERERLRGRGYKEKAKNRFLPAAGKFPNADYPLAVVQIDHTPADIILVDDVYRKPIGRPWITLAMDVHSRMVTGYYLSFDPPSETSVAMCVAHSVLPKEDWLTLHRVDAQWPVWGVPKTIHVDNGADFRSNNFQQSCLMYSINLEFRPVKQPRYGGHIERMLGTLLREIHALPGTTFSSVKERDGYDAEKHAALTKSEFEEWLVTLICKVYHQRMHSALMMSPSRKWEIGVFGNAEMPGVGVPPRPVDRHSILLDFLPAFRRTVQTFGVTIEGMSYYAEALRPWINAVDKKTGVKREFTFRRDPRDISTLWFFDPEIKQYFKIPFADQALPAMSVWEYRQVKEKLKQEGRAGVDHHQILRAVTELRTKIDEAQEKTKRARKQAQRRKDHANKVSPGAPLASLPPRQPAAVSAPANVAIAGLSDEIDPYGDIA
- a CDS encoding TniB family NTP-binding protein, which produces MTSYAHIHPEFRHVMALSDKERIAFLDLPRWIGYAKAQQILETLQGLLHKPQRPRMPNLLIVGESNNGKTTIVRRFADLCGKGYVNEESEPVKPIILAEAPPSADEKGLYISILEQFFTPYRATDPCAKLRYQVIHLFRACHVRMLVIDEFHSLLTGSPIKQREVMNAIKLLCNELAIPIVGVGTREAVRVLHTDPQHASRFDVFSLPTWALDKEFQALLASFERVLPLRKPSRLHQPELALTLHSICGGNIGNLHRLLIACARDAIQNGTECIDGPAVETKAWMRPTSGIREFVA
- a CDS encoding TniQ family protein — protein: MITGIAIRFTHQPDELLSSWLVRLALAQGCDPLVLTSCLWPHRRVWTTDLDRGTIGHSDTSVGLSDGEYTDLTLRGTASKVAGAKGTTSAIWPWILAVGCRNRLRHGGLQFCPACLAMDGKPYYRRSWRFAWHTGCSAHDCALLDHCDVCGAVLEPHRLIPTDSHIALCASCNADLRSQPLPAWNPQAARFQQLADETLVRGAAQYGDDVILTAEWFRLARFIITLLRAAARTGHQRFAQVFVRLGLDPRLLQSPTTGLPLELLPIGDRTSLLALANRVLDAGPDALAEAMRSEGLTRGAVPFDGAEGASYLDSLLSTLPVRAALHERKPSTKSRHPRSKVVVERMAARLRRKVRL